The Sphingopyxis fribergensis genome contains a region encoding:
- a CDS encoding pseudouridine synthase, with protein sequence MNTRRPPRPATRSAPKAAGDGDAPKGRRAARGAASALKTKPAEDEREDGPQRIAKLLARAGVGSRRDVERMVEEGRIALNGQVVVHPAPLLTSLEGLTVDGNPVAKPVSTRLYRFNKPAGCITAARDPKGRKTIYDLLPKDLPRLMPVGRLDYNTEGLLLLTNDGEFKRQLELPASGVERTYRARAFGDISQAQLEELAMGIEIDGVRYGKIDANLERRTGRNQWVEMTLTEGKNREVRKVLEHFGLQVSRLIRTRYGAFELGGMPLGAVDVVPRDELFKFRRQMG encoded by the coding sequence ATGAACACACGCCGCCCACCTCGCCCCGCTACCCGCTCGGCCCCGAAAGCTGCTGGTGACGGCGACGCCCCGAAAGGTCGCCGCGCCGCGCGCGGCGCCGCTTCCGCGCTCAAGACGAAACCCGCCGAGGACGAACGCGAGGATGGCCCGCAACGGATCGCCAAGCTGCTCGCGCGCGCCGGCGTCGGGTCGCGCCGCGATGTCGAACGCATGGTCGAGGAGGGCCGCATCGCGCTCAACGGCCAGGTCGTCGTTCATCCTGCACCTTTGCTGACTTCGCTCGAAGGGCTGACCGTCGACGGCAACCCGGTCGCCAAACCCGTGTCGACGCGCCTCTATCGGTTCAACAAACCGGCGGGCTGCATCACCGCGGCGCGCGATCCCAAGGGGCGCAAGACGATTTACGATCTGTTGCCCAAGGATCTGCCGCGACTGATGCCCGTCGGCCGCCTCGATTATAACACCGAGGGTCTTCTGCTGCTCACCAATGACGGTGAATTCAAACGCCAGCTCGAACTACCCGCAAGCGGTGTCGAGCGCACCTACCGCGCCCGCGCCTTCGGCGACATCAGCCAGGCGCAGCTCGAGGAGCTGGCGATGGGGATCGAGATCGACGGCGTGCGCTATGGCAAGATCGACGCCAATCTCGAACGCCGCACGGGCCGCAACCAGTGGGTAGAAATGACGCTGACCGAGGGCAAGAACCGCGAAGTACGCAAAGTGCTCGAACATTTCGGGCTGCAGGTCAGCCGCCTGATCCGTACCCGCTACGGCGCGTTCGAGCTCGGCGGAATGCCGCTCGGCGCTGTTGACGTCGTGCCGCGCGACGAATTGTTTAAATTTCGCCGGCAGATGGGATGA
- the rsmD gene encoding 16S rRNA (guanine(966)-N(2))-methyltransferase RsmD yields MRVIAGEWRGRKLLAPKNDATRPTADRTRETLFSMLTSRVGSFEGLVVADLFAGSGALGIEALSRGAEQCLFAEQDRDALDVLRKNLGSLDAAARADIRAGSVMGLGPAKRTYDLLMLDAPYDTGAGSVALDKLNRLGWIGPDSWVSIETAHKESIDIAGFEIDAERKVGKAKLTLLRLA; encoded by the coding sequence ATGCGGGTCATCGCGGGGGAATGGCGCGGCCGCAAGCTACTCGCGCCCAAGAATGACGCGACGCGTCCAACTGCGGATCGCACGCGCGAGACGCTCTTTTCGATGCTCACCAGCCGCGTCGGCAGCTTCGAGGGGCTGGTCGTCGCCGACCTCTTCGCCGGATCGGGGGCGCTCGGCATCGAAGCGCTGTCGCGCGGCGCCGAACAATGCCTGTTCGCCGAACAGGACCGCGATGCACTCGATGTGCTGCGCAAAAATCTCGGCTCGCTCGACGCCGCCGCGCGCGCCGATATCCGTGCCGGCTCGGTAATGGGCCTCGGCCCCGCCAAACGCACCTACGACCTGCTGATGCTCGATGCGCCTTATGACACCGGCGCGGGCAGCGTTGCGCTCGACAAGCTCAATCGCCTCGGCTGGATCGGCCCCGACAGCTGGGTCTCGATCGAGACCGCGCACAAGGAAAGCATCGACATCGCGGGCTTCGAAATCGACGCCGAGCGCAAGGTCGGCAAGGCGAAGCTGACGCTGCTCAGGCTCGCCTAG
- a CDS encoding response regulator: protein MMLFAHRPTCIKRLLIIEDDPLTAFDNEHTLKLGGYDIVATVDSGEAAVAIMAAKPIDAVVLDLGLAGHMTGREVARLARDRGIAVLLVTGQCPADAEDIAIACLGKPHSASALVSALKAVESMTCKNQAPRKVSGLTTFWRPAAA from the coding sequence ATGATGCTCTTCGCCCACCGCCCCACCTGCATCAAGCGGTTGCTGATCATCGAGGATGATCCGCTGACCGCGTTCGACAATGAGCACACGCTGAAACTCGGCGGGTACGACATCGTCGCGACGGTCGATTCGGGCGAGGCGGCAGTGGCGATCATGGCAGCAAAGCCGATCGACGCGGTGGTTCTTGACCTGGGCCTTGCAGGGCATATGACCGGCCGTGAAGTTGCCCGGCTGGCGCGCGACCGCGGTATCGCGGTTCTGCTGGTGACGGGACAATGCCCCGCCGACGCCGAGGACATCGCCATCGCCTGCCTCGGCAAGCCGCACAGCGCGTCGGCGCTGGTTTCGGCGCTGAAGGCGGTCGAGTCGATGACGTGCAAGAATCAGGCGCCGCGCAAGGTCAGCGGCCTCACGACCTTCTGGCGCCCCGCCGCCGCATGA